One window of Diabrotica undecimpunctata isolate CICGRU chromosome 8, icDiaUnde3, whole genome shotgun sequence genomic DNA carries:
- the LOC140449006 gene encoding uncharacterized protein, producing the protein MAEKPQAVIDYNNCKAFIDLSDQMKSYSNSLRRGVKWYRKLAVELLTGSVITNAYIMYKSISKIKIQITAFREEITKKLLEEQVPEEQVVQQEVLQTCRLKKMESARRRCTVCYENLKTEHGRDYAMKKCKQTSYKCDICETFFYVECFFVKHKTLKN; encoded by the coding sequence atggcaGAAAAACCACAAGCAGTGATCGATTATAATAACTGTAAAGCGTTTATTGACCTTTCAGATCAAATGAAGTCATATTCGAATTCACTACGAAGAGGAGTAAAATGGTACCGTAAACTAGCAGTCGAACTTCTCACTGGATCAGTTATTACAAATGCCTACATTATGTATAAAAgtatatctaaaattaaaatacaaattactGCCTTCAgagaagaaataacaaaaaaactattaGAGGAACAAGTGCCGGAAGAACAAGTCGTACAACAAGAAGTTTTACAAACTTGTCGACTGAAAAAAATGGAATCAGCAAGAAGAAGGTGTACAGTTTGTTATGAGAATCTGAAAACAGAACATGGAAGAGACTATGCTATGAAAAAATGTAAGCAGACTTCATACAAATGTGACATTTGTGAGACATTTTTCTATGTGGAGTGTTTTTTTGTGAAACATAAAAcgttaaaaaattga